The proteins below come from a single Miscanthus floridulus cultivar M001 chromosome 1, ASM1932011v1, whole genome shotgun sequence genomic window:
- the LOC136480295 gene encoding calmodulin-binding protein 60 A-like isoform X1 has protein sequence MSQKRQPDESDGPRRASGGGGEPGGSSSSSSLPQRPGEPKRQRIALRDVITEVMRNTNIEKFLIALEPLIRRVVKEEIESAFANHASMMARSVTDNVPCVSKNLQLQFMTRLSLPIFTGSKIEGEGSLSITIALVDALTRQIVAPGKEFQIKVEIVVLEGDFESGEDDDWTAQEFNNNIVKEREGKRPLISGDVFIALVDGIGTVGELSFTDNSSWTRSRKFKLGARTEDGCFNGVRVREAKTESFVIKDHRGELYKKHHPPFLEDEVWRLEKIGKEGAFHKRLNRESICTVKDFLTLLNLDASRLRKILGGGMSAKMWEATVEHAKTCVLTDKVHHYYPDSLNKAGVVFNVVGEVRGLISDKYVSVDDLTEKEKAEARAAVKQAYEHWKDVFTCDNETLVENSSQPFNMRSPSLRENQYNQFPTQVSTDEFSLSHSTIPSPDIFSMEPSNALDPCVLETEETSANQFQSVLPPVGGHEVPQESQSLDKFSNSLVYDDCSAHPSFSESYYSSVDPSISFDTQDLGAALKGFIATISKPKAAYRGWRTLSYVLGWIFYTKRIVAKRKKHGK, from the exons ATGTCGCAGAAGAGGCAGCCGGATGAGAGCGACGGCCCGCGGCGCGCCAGCGGCGGAGGAGGCGAGCCCGGTGggagctcatcatcatcctcccTGCCCCAGCGCCCCGGCGAGCCGAAGCGGCAGAGGATCGCCCTTCGCGA TGTGATCACGGAGGTTATGCGGAACACCAACATCGAGAAGTTTTTAATTGCGCTCGAGCCCCTCATCAGGAGAGTG GTAAAAGAAGAAATTGAGTCAGCTTTTGCAAATCATGCCTCTATGATGGCAAG AAGTGTCACAGACAATGTTCCATGTGTATCAAAGAATTTGCAGCTGCAGTTCATGACTAGACTTTCTCTTCCAATATTTACTGGATCCAAGATTGAAGGAGAGGGCTCCTTAAGTATAACTATTGCTCTAGTCGACGCTTTGACAAGACAAATTGTAGCACCAGGCAAGGAGTTCCAGATAAAGGTCGAGATTGTAGTTCTGGAGGGGGATTTTGAAAGTGGAGAAGATGATGACTGGACAGCTCAGGAATTTAACAATAACATTGTTAAAGAAAGAGAAGGCAAAAGGCCCTTGATTTCTGGGGATGTATTCATTGCCCTTGTTGATGGCATTGGAACAGTAGGGGAACTTTCTTTCACAGATAACTCCAGCTGGACACGGAGCCGAAAGTTCAAGCTGGGTGCAAGAACTGAGGATGGTTGTTTCAATGGTGTAAGAGTACGGGAAGCAAAAACTGAATCATTTGTGATTAAGGATCATCGTGGAGAAT TGTACAAGAAGCACCACCCACCATTTCTTGAAGATGAAGTCTGGCGCCTGGAGAAAATTGGCAAGGAAGGTGCTTTTCACAAGCGTTTGAATAGAGAGAGCATTTGCACTGTCAAAGATTTTCTCACCTTATTAAATCTTGATGCTTCTAGGCTTCGAAAG ATATTAGGTGGTGGCATGTCAGCAAAGATGTGGGAGGCCACTGTGGAACATGCAAAAACATGTGTTCTAACTGACAAAGTGCATCACTACTATCCTGACAGTCTAAACAAAGCTGGTGTTGTATTCAATGTAGTTGGAGAAGTAAGAGGTTTAATATCTGATAAATATGTTTCTGTTGATGACCTTACTGAAAAGGAGAAG GCTGAAGCACGTGCAGCAGTGAAGCAAGCATATGAACACTGGAAGGATGTCTTTACATGTGACAATGAAACGCTTGTGGAGAACTCTTCACAGCCATTCAATATGAGATCTCCATCTTTGCGTGAAAATCAATATAATCAGTTTCCCACGCAAGTTTCTACTGATGAATTTAGTTTGAGCCATTCGACCATACCATCACCTGACATTTTCTCAATGGAGCCATCAAATGCTTTAGACCCTTGTGTATTGGAGACCGAAGAAACCAGTGCTAATCAATTTCAGTCGGTGTTGCCCCCGGTTGGGGGCCATGAAGTACCCCAAGAATCTCAGTCACTGGATAAGTTCTCCAACTCTTTGGTATACGATGACTGCAGCGCCCATCCCTCATTCAGTGAAAGCTATTACAGCAGTGTAGATCCCAGCATATCCTTTGACACACAAGATCTTGGAGCTGCACTGAAAGGCTTCATTGCGACCATCTCAAAGCCTAAGGCGGCATATAGAGGATGGAGAACATTGTCTTATGTTCTAGGATGGATTTTCTATACCAAGAGAATTGTTGCAAAGAGAAAGAAACATGGGAAATAA
- the LOC136480295 gene encoding calmodulin-binding protein 60 D-like isoform X2: MMARSVTDNVPCVSKNLQLQFMTRLSLPIFTGSKIEGEGSLSITIALVDALTRQIVAPGKEFQIKVEIVVLEGDFESGEDDDWTAQEFNNNIVKEREGKRPLISGDVFIALVDGIGTVGELSFTDNSSWTRSRKFKLGARTEDGCFNGVRVREAKTESFVIKDHRGELYKKHHPPFLEDEVWRLEKIGKEGAFHKRLNRESICTVKDFLTLLNLDASRLRKILGGGMSAKMWEATVEHAKTCVLTDKVHHYYPDSLNKAGVVFNVVGEVRGLISDKYVSVDDLTEKEKAEARAAVKQAYEHWKDVFTCDNETLVENSSQPFNMRSPSLRENQYNQFPTQVSTDEFSLSHSTIPSPDIFSMEPSNALDPCVLETEETSANQFQSVLPPVGGHEVPQESQSLDKFSNSLVYDDCSAHPSFSESYYSSVDPSISFDTQDLGAALKGFIATISKPKAAYRGWRTLSYVLGWIFYTKRIVAKRKKHGK, from the exons ATGATGGCAAG AAGTGTCACAGACAATGTTCCATGTGTATCAAAGAATTTGCAGCTGCAGTTCATGACTAGACTTTCTCTTCCAATATTTACTGGATCCAAGATTGAAGGAGAGGGCTCCTTAAGTATAACTATTGCTCTAGTCGACGCTTTGACAAGACAAATTGTAGCACCAGGCAAGGAGTTCCAGATAAAGGTCGAGATTGTAGTTCTGGAGGGGGATTTTGAAAGTGGAGAAGATGATGACTGGACAGCTCAGGAATTTAACAATAACATTGTTAAAGAAAGAGAAGGCAAAAGGCCCTTGATTTCTGGGGATGTATTCATTGCCCTTGTTGATGGCATTGGAACAGTAGGGGAACTTTCTTTCACAGATAACTCCAGCTGGACACGGAGCCGAAAGTTCAAGCTGGGTGCAAGAACTGAGGATGGTTGTTTCAATGGTGTAAGAGTACGGGAAGCAAAAACTGAATCATTTGTGATTAAGGATCATCGTGGAGAAT TGTACAAGAAGCACCACCCACCATTTCTTGAAGATGAAGTCTGGCGCCTGGAGAAAATTGGCAAGGAAGGTGCTTTTCACAAGCGTTTGAATAGAGAGAGCATTTGCACTGTCAAAGATTTTCTCACCTTATTAAATCTTGATGCTTCTAGGCTTCGAAAG ATATTAGGTGGTGGCATGTCAGCAAAGATGTGGGAGGCCACTGTGGAACATGCAAAAACATGTGTTCTAACTGACAAAGTGCATCACTACTATCCTGACAGTCTAAACAAAGCTGGTGTTGTATTCAATGTAGTTGGAGAAGTAAGAGGTTTAATATCTGATAAATATGTTTCTGTTGATGACCTTACTGAAAAGGAGAAG GCTGAAGCACGTGCAGCAGTGAAGCAAGCATATGAACACTGGAAGGATGTCTTTACATGTGACAATGAAACGCTTGTGGAGAACTCTTCACAGCCATTCAATATGAGATCTCCATCTTTGCGTGAAAATCAATATAATCAGTTTCCCACGCAAGTTTCTACTGATGAATTTAGTTTGAGCCATTCGACCATACCATCACCTGACATTTTCTCAATGGAGCCATCAAATGCTTTAGACCCTTGTGTATTGGAGACCGAAGAAACCAGTGCTAATCAATTTCAGTCGGTGTTGCCCCCGGTTGGGGGCCATGAAGTACCCCAAGAATCTCAGTCACTGGATAAGTTCTCCAACTCTTTGGTATACGATGACTGCAGCGCCCATCCCTCATTCAGTGAAAGCTATTACAGCAGTGTAGATCCCAGCATATCCTTTGACACACAAGATCTTGGAGCTGCACTGAAAGGCTTCATTGCGACCATCTCAAAGCCTAAGGCGGCATATAGAGGATGGAGAACATTGTCTTATGTTCTAGGATGGATTTTCTATACCAAGAGAATTGTTGCAAAGAGAAAGAAACATGGGAAATAA
- the LOC136480319 gene encoding mitotic-spindle organizing protein 1A-like translates to MEMETEAAAARQAKESLELAFQMSQILDTGLDRHTLSLLMALCDRGANPEALAALVRELSSAAPPAAAAASSPVSNGTAAPAPATASMFPSGLRRP, encoded by the coding sequence atggagatggagacggaggcggcggcggcgaggcaggCGAAGGAGTCCCTGGAGCTGGCGTTCCAGATGTCCCAGATCCTCGACACCGGCCTTGACCGCCACACCTTGTCGCTGCTCATGGCGCTCTGCGACCGCGGCGCCAACCCCGAGGCCCTGGCCGCCCTCGTTCGCGAGCTCTCCTCCGCTGCTCccccagccgccgccgcggctTCCTCCCCCGTGAGCAACGGCACGGCGGCTCCGGCGCCGGCAACCGCGTCGATGTTCCCCTCCGGCCTTCGCCGTCCCTAG